Proteins encoded by one window of Lathyrus oleraceus cultivar Zhongwan6 chromosome 1, CAAS_Psat_ZW6_1.0, whole genome shotgun sequence:
- the LOC127115826 gene encoding beta-galactosidase-like has translation MGSLSCYNIILMSIIMLHSCFAIEVSYDSKALIINGERRLIFSGAIHYPRSTVEMWPDLIQKAKDGGLDAIETYIFWDRHEPVQREYNFSGNLDFVKFFKLIQEAGLYAIMRIGPYACAEWNYGGIPVWLHNIPGIELRTDNMVYKNEMQIFTTKIVNVAKEANLFASQGGPILLAQIENEYGDIMWNYKDAGKTYVKWCAQMALAQNIGVPWIMCQQPDAPQPIINTCNGYYCHNFKPNNPKSPKMFTENWIGWFQKWGEKVPHRSAEDSAFSVARFFQNGGVLNNYYMYHGGTNFGRTAGGPYITTSYDYDAPIDEYGNLNQPKWGHLKQLHAAIKLGENVLTNYTSINDKDLGNGITLTTYSNSNGARFCFLSNNDTSKDANVDLQNDGKYFIPAWSVTILNGCNKEIFNTAKVNSQTSIMVKRSGDNSSNGLTWKWKMEPKKDTLNGKGNIKAHELLEQKELTLDASDYLWYMTSVDINDTSIWSNATLSVNTMGHTLHGYVNRKYIGYQFSQWGNKFTYETKVSLKNGTNIITLLSATVGLANYGAWFDEIKTGISGGTVQLIGKNNVTMDLSTNLWSYKVGLNGERKRLYDLQSHVGVSWNTNSPNIPIGKPMTWYKSEFKAPVGTNPIVVDFQGLGKGHAWVNGHSIGRYWPSWITTTNGCSDTCDYRGKYVKEKCNTNCGGPSQRWYHVPRSFLNDNMNTLVLFEEIGGNPQSVQFQTVTIGTICANVYEGSQLELSCQNGQVISQIQFASFGNPQGQCGSFKKGSWEATDSQSVVEAACIGKTNCGFIVTKEMFSVPFGVTNSTARLAVQVTC, from the coding sequence ATGGGTTCATTATCCTGTTATAACATTATCTTAATGAGTATAATTATGTTGCACTCATGTTTTGCCATAGAGGTTTCTTATGATTCAAAAGCTCTCATTATCAATGGAGAAAGACGTCTTATTTTTTCAGGTGCAATCCATTATCCAAGAAGCACCGTGGAGATGTGGCCTGACCTTATTCAAAAGGCCAAAGATGGTGGCCTTGATGCCATTGAAACTTATATATTTTGGGATCGTCACGAACCTGTTCAACGTGAATATAATTTCTCAGGAAATTTGGATTTTGTCAAATTTTTCAAGCTTATCCAAGAAGCTGGACTATATGCCATTATGAGGATTGGTCCTTATGCATGTGCGGAATGGAACTACGGAGGGATCCCAGTGTGGCTTCACAATATTCCTGGGATTGAGTTAAGGACAGATAATATGGTTTACAAGAACGAAATGCAAATTTTTACGACAAAGATCGTGAATGTGGCAAAAGAAGCAAATTTATTTGCATCACAAGGAGGTCCCATTCTTCTAGCTCAAATTGAGAATGAATATGGAGATATCATGTGGAATTACAAAGATGCAGGGAAGACATACGTTAAATGGTGTGCTCAGATGGCTCTAGCACAAAACATTGGGGTTCCATGGATCATGTGTCAGCAACCTGATGCTCCTCAACCTATCATCAATACTTGCAATGGATACTATTGTCATAATTTTAAACCCAATAACCCAAAAAGTCCTAAAATGTTCACTGAAAATTGGATTGGTTGGTTCCAAAAATGGGGTGAAAAGGTTCCCCATAGAAGTGCTGAAGATTCAGCTTTCTCAGTTGCACGCTTTTTCCAAAATGGAGGTGTCTTAAACAACTACTACATGTACCATGGAGGAACCAACTTTGGCCGCACAGCAGGTGGACCATATATCACAACATCTTATGACTATGATGCACCAATTGACGAGTATGGGAATTTGAATCAACCAAAATGGGGACATCTTAAGCAACTTCATGCAGCAATTAAATTGGGTGAAAATGTTCTTACAAATTATACATCAATAAATGATAAGGATCTGGGAAATGGAATCACACTTACAACATACTCTAATTCCAATGGCGCAAGATTTTGTTTCCTGAGCAATAATGACACTAGCAAAGATGCAAATGTTGACTTACAAAATGATGGTAAATACTTTATTCCTGCCTGGTCCGTCACCATTCTTAATGGATGCAACAAAGAAATTTTCAATACAGCAAAGGTTAACAGTCAAACCTCAATAATGGTGAAAAGGAGTGGTGATAATAGTTCTAATGGACTCACATGGAAATGGAAAATGGAGCCAAAGAAAGACACCTTGAATGGAAAGGGAAATATTAAAGCACACGAGCTTTTGGAGCAGAAGGAACTAACCTTGGATGCTAGTGACTATTTATGGTACATGACTAGTGTTGACATCAATGACACTTCAATTTGGAGTAATGCGACTCTCAGTGTGAATACTATGGGCCATACACTTCATGGTTATGTTAATAGGAAGTATATAGGATACCAATTTAGCCAATGGGGAAATAAATTCACTTATGAAACGAAAGTTTCTTTGAAGAATGGAACAAACATTATAACTTTGCTTAGTGCCACCGTCGGGCTTGCAAATTATGGTGCATGGTTTGACGAGATAAAAACGGGCATTTCAGGTGGCACTGTTCAATTGATTGGAAAAAATAATGTTACTATGGATTTGTCAACTAACCTTTGGTCTTATAAGGTTGGTTTGAATGGTGAGAGGAAACGTTTATATGATTTGCAATCACATGTCGGTGTGTCATGGAACACTAATTCACCTAATATTCCTATTGGGAAACCTATGACTTGGTATAAGTCAGAGTTTAAAGCTCCAGTTGGAACAAACCCTATTGTGGTGGACTTCCAAGGCCTAGGTAAAGGACATGCTTGGGTGAATGGACATAGCATTGGTCGTTATTGGCCTTCTTGGATTACAACTACAAATGGATGCAGTGACACGTGCGATTATCGTGGAAAATATGTAAAGGAAAAGTGCAACACCAATTGTGGAGGTCCATCACAAAGGTGGTATCATGTACCAAGGTCATTCTTGAATGATAACATGAACACATTGGTTTTATTTGAAGAAATAGGTGGTAATCCTCAAAGTGTTCAGTTCCAAACGGTGACAATAGGAACTATTTGTGCTAATGTATATGAAGGCTCACAACTAGAACTATCATGCCAAAATGGACAAGTAATTTCACAAATCCAGTTTGCTAGCTTTGGAAATCCACAAGGTCAATGTGGTTCTTTTAAGAAAGGCTCTTGGGAAGCTACAGATAGTCAATCTGTTGTGGAAGCTGCATGCATAGGAAAAACTAATTGTGGATTTATAGTCACAAAAGAAATGTTTAGTGTTCCATTTGGCGTAACAAATAGTACAGCTAGATTAGCCGTGCAGGTGACATGTTAA